Proteins from one Triticum aestivum cultivar Chinese Spring chromosome 7A, IWGSC CS RefSeq v2.1, whole genome shotgun sequence genomic window:
- the LOC123147907 gene encoding uncharacterized protein has translation MKIILLLLILAPLGVSVTARLKCPGVPYNGAVATCYHGCGTKLIYDLCIKTMQQGHIDLSPSHKEETTAYAILVLSAAVESTRTTSHTLTYQLQKNASISVQERAFYGACLTDYVAALNSLDHTLVVMLPNCFFQGINDDYLSALASLNSCRDRFIGPAMYTSPVYPLVLADRNKALLAYSLGKLLL, from the coding sequence ATGAAGAtcattctcctcctcctcatccttgcACCCCTCGGCGTGTCCGTCACCGCCCGCCTCAAGTGCCCCGGCGTGCCATACAACGGCGCTGTGGCGACCTGCTACCATGGTTGCGGCACGAAGCTCATCTACGACCTCTGCATCAAGACAATGCAACAGGGCCACATCGACCTATCTCCGTCGCACAAAGAAGAGACCACCGCGTACGCCATCCTCGTGCTAAGCGCCGCCGTGGagtccacgaggaccacgtcgcACACGCTGACCTACCAGCTCCAGAAGAACGCGTCCATCTCCGTCCAGGAAAGGGCATTCTACGGGGCGTGCCTCACTGACTACGTCGCGGCGTTGAACTCCCTCGACCACACCCTCGTCGTGATGCTGCCGAACTGCTTCTTTCAGGGGATCAACGACGACTACCTCAGCGCGCTGGCCAGCCTGAATAGTTGTAGGGACCGGTTCATAGGGCCGGCTATGTACACGTCGCCGGTGTACCCCTTGGTTTTGGCCGACCGAAACAAGGCATTGCTGGCTTACTCGCTTGGCAAGTTGTTATTATGA
- the LOC123149280 gene encoding probable E3 ubiquitin-protein ligase LOG2: protein MGNAGSSGRPNLPPPRPHLHGVPPPYYHQYPPWRPGAAAPPPVPFPTHVERHRAVAVSVGVNVKGHTLRLERDDDGGGHLLAFSFDADAPGSITVYFFAQEADDSVLKGTKENLLKPVTVTFKEGHGQEFRQPSGTGIKLSMFEESELTKVGEDHVFPLALKVEVGVPSNQELGREHDAEDSKSLAKFAVFVKKDSAEYGINIVQQILWVNGTRYVLQEIYGIGNRNTADRNVNEDDSGKECVVCLTEPRDTTVLPCRHMCLCRECAQTLRFQTNKCPMCRQPVESLLEIKVDSTPRHQGGDQ from the exons ATGGGCAACGCCGGAAGCAGCGGCCGCCCCAACCTGCCACCGCCGCGGCCTCATCTGCATGGGGTGCCCCCACCGTACTACCACCAGTACCCGCCGTGGCGCCcgggcgccgccgcgccgccgccggtgccGTTCCCCACGCACGTGGAGCGGCACAGGGCCGTTGCGGTGAGCGTCGGCGTCAACGTCAAGGGGCATACCCTGCGGCTGGagcgcgacgacgacggcggcggccaccTGCTCGCCTTCTCCTTCGACGCCGACGCCCCCGGGAG CATAACAGTCTACTTCTTTGCACAAGAAGCTGATGATTCTGTCCTGAAGGGTACAAAGGAAAATTTGCTCAAACCTGTCACGGTAACTTTTAAGGAAGGTCATGGTCAGGAGTTCAGGCAACCTAGTGGAACTGGAATCAAGCTCTCAATGTTTGAGGAATCTGAGCTAACTAAGGTTGGGGAGGATCATGTATTTCCGCTTGCATTGAAAGTGGAAGTGGGTGTGCCAAGTAACCAAGAATTAGGAAGGGAACATGATGCTGAAGACTCGAAGTCTTTGGCTAAATTTGCTGTGTTTGTTAAGAAAGACAGTGCTGAATATGGGATCAACATTGTGCAGCAGATACTGTGGGTAAATGGAACCAGATATGTCTTGCAGGAGATATACGGTATTGGGAACAGGAACACAGCTGACAGGAATGTTAATGAGGATGATTCTGGAAAAGAATGTGTGGTTTGTCTAACAGAACCAAGAGATACAACTGTTCTTCCATGCAGGCATATG TGCCTATGCAGGGAGTGTGCTCAGACATTAAGGTTCCAGACCAACAAATGCCCCATGTGCAGGCAGCCTGTTGAGAGCCTTCTTGAGATTAAGGTTGATAGCACACCCAGGCATCAAGGAGGAGATCAGTAG